The Akkermansiaceae bacterium genome segment TCGACGGAAAACTTGTCACCACCGGCATTTCCAATTTCATCCAACGGGGAGTGGAGCTTCTTCCCGACGGCAAACTGGTCGCCGTCGGCCAGAACAACAGCAGCCGCCTCACCACCACCCGGCTCACCTCCTCCGGAACCCAGGACCCAACCTTCACCAAGGCCGACCTCGGCACCGGTTCCATCGGAGTCAAGGAACTGAAACTTCTCGATGATGGACGTTTCCTTATTTCCGGTGGCATCGGCATCGTCACCATCAACAGCGTCCAGAGCCCCCGCAGGCAGGTTGCCCTATTTCATGCCGACGGAACTCTGGAGCCGACGGTGAACTCCGCCACGAATCCCGCCCACACTTACTTCGGCACGATCTATTCCAGCGAAATCCTTCCCGACAACAGCCTCCTGTTTGGCGGAAGCTATTCCTACTACGACAACCCCGATTACCTCCCCGAAGGCCTGCTCAAGAATCTCGCCCAGTTCGAAGCCTCCGGCACCGCTCTGATGATGGAGAGCCAGCAACTGGAGGCCGACTTCGCCCCCTCGCAACATCCGTTCTCGCTTCTTCAGGCCAACCCTTCCCACTCCCGGATCTATGCCGGACGTTGGATCACCACCACCAGCTTCCCGAACGCCCCGCGCATTCTCCGTCTCACCACCGGTTCCGGCCCGCTTCCCGGAGCACCCGCGCTCGCCATCACCCACCAAACCCAGGGCGCGTACGCCGAGCCGGGAGACTCCGTCACCTTCGCCGTCTCTGCCATCGGCGGAGACCTCTCCTTCCAATGGAGAAAGAATGGCGAACCCATTCCCGGAAAAACCGACTCCTCCCTCACCATCTTCCCCGTCGGCGTGACCGATGACGCGAACTACACCGTGGCCGTGACGGATGGCACCACCACCGTTTTTTCCGCCGCCATGACCCTGACTCTCCCGGGCGCGGCCTCCACAACGACATTCTCCTCTTGGAAAAGCCAATACACCTTCCCTCCCGGCGAAGACGGCTTCAATGACGACCCTGCCGGCGACGGTGTCGCCAACGGCCTCAAATACCTCTTCGGCCTTGATCCCAACCAGTCCGTGGTCCTCCAGACCGAAGTGCTCCATCCATCCGGAAATCCGCGGCAGACCGCCGCGCAGATCACCGCCCTCAATACCGCCGACGGATTGCCATCACCGGGCATCGAGGACGGAAAAACCTATCAACTCGTTTCCTTCCGCCTCCCCGCCGATATGAAAGGCCTATCCTTTGAGGTGCAACCAACCACCAACCTCATCTTCGGAAACGGCAGCGCCCAGGTCCATCCGCTCGGTGCCCCCCTCGCCGAGGGCGATGCCCTCATCCACTCCTTCTATCTCACCCCTGCCACGGAAGACACCTCCCAGCTCTTCTGGAGATTGCTCATCCACGAGTAGCTCACAGTTTTCGGTTCTTCCCGCGATTTAGTGGGCTGCTTCCGGTCGCAGGTCCAGCCGGGGCCGGTTAGGGTCGGGGCACAGAGCAGTCTTTATCGGCGCATTACACGGTGCTGTGGGGTATCGATTTGACGAGGAGCTGTAGCTCGAACCACTCGCGCATTCAGAAGATGTCATCCTTCATTTCCTGCCAGCCGCCGTGACCGACAATCCTCCCAATCATGCCCTCCATTCCGTCCGTGATGAACAACTCATCCGCCAGCGCACTGACAAAACTCGATGCCACCAATGAGCCGCCACGAGCCAGATGAGGAGAACGACGCAGAAACAAGCCCGACCCGCAGCAAAAAAGGATCCTCCGTTCAACGACCCTGCCGGCCACCATGAAGGTGACCGGCAGGGCGCAGGAGCATCACCTTCCGATGTCTCCGTCTCCGCCGCAATAGGTGCAGCGGACCTGCCCCCTCCATCCGGTGCCGTTGCAGAACGAGCATTTGACGGAGAAGGCTGCGGCAATGCCGACGGCGACGAGGGTGGCAAGGGTGATGACAATGGCTGTCTTCTTCATGGTTCGTTGTTTCGTTTGGTTTGGATCGGGCCTGCCCCGATCAAGATTTGCTGCGAGCGAGCGCGGTATGGCTTGCATGCAAAAGGGCCTTCAGAGCCCTCCGGCATTTCCCCTCACGCCGCTTCTTCCCCAGCGGTGGGCTTGTATTTGAGCTGTGCCGTGACGCATTCGCTCAACCCAATGTCGTCCCTGCGTCCGAGATAGACCGGCTGATAGACCGAGCCGCTTTCACGGAAGGCATACAGGAACCTCACTTCCACCACCGTTCCCGTCTCCGGGATGGCTTGGTTCGGAGGAATGGTCACGTTCCCGGCGGAAACGATGTCACCTTTCCTGTCGATCAACCCGAGGCCCACGCTCCGCTTCTTCGGATGCACCGCTCCGACGATAAACGATGCGGTGGCGTGGAACTTCATCTTGAGCTGATCGCCGCCCCTGGCGGGACGGCCGCCAACGTATGCCGCGCGGGTGTCTTTGAAGACGATCCCCTCCGCATTCTGCTTCTTCAACTGGTGGTACAGGGTGCGCTTGTTGTCGGAAAGGAGGGCGGTCGACACCATGGCGATGCCGCCGCTGGTGTCGATCCAACGGAGCATGTAGGTCAGCCGGTCGATGTACGGAATGCCCCGGAGATCCTTTCCCCTGAACTCCAGCAGGTCGAAGGCATGGAACCGGTCCCCGATGGCCTCGCCGTCGATCAGGAAATCGAACGGGATCTCCAGCGCGGCTTCCGCGATGAAAGCAGGAACCGGAATGAACAGGCCACGCCGATTGATACCCGTGACGATGATGCCGGTCCTGCGGACCAGCATCCGGCGTCCATCGAGCTTTTCCTGCGCGCACCAGCGGGAGTCACGGAGAAGGCCCTCAACTTCGGATTCATCGACCGGATTGAGAAGCTGACAGCGGATACCGCTGTCCTCTCCCTCCCGTTCGACGGAGACATGACCGCCGGTGGATTCCCCAACCCGGTAGCCTTTGGCGAGCTTCTGTTTCACCAGCCCGTCGAAGATTCTCACGGCTTCTTCAGCGGAAACGGATTTCGGGGTTTTGACTCCGGTCTGCAGGGTGCTTCCCCGACGGCCGTTGGCAAAGCGGACGATGCATCCGTCGTCCTTCGGTTCGATGAAGACTTCATACACTTTGTCGGATGAGCCTTCGGTATAGTACAATGTGGTGTGTTGGTTCATGGTTTGGTGGGAAAATGGAAAGGCCGCCACGAACTTCTTTTCAGAACGTGGCGACCTTGTGTTGCCCCGGCCGCGCTTGGATGGAGCGTCGGGCGGCCGGGCTTGCCTCATGCGGCACCTCGCCGAAATCAGTTTTCCTCGAAGCGGCGGCGGGACCGTTTCTTCGGAACGGGATCGTCGCCTCCTGCTTCCCTTGCCCGACCTCTCGCCCAATCACGGAGACGGGCGATCTCGGTATCCATCTGATGGATGATCGGACGGGTATCGAGCGCGGCCCGTGCCACATCGCGCAGCTTGGGCGTCCGGTTCTCCGAAAAAGCAGTGAACATCGCTTCGATGAACACCGCCTCGATCTCCGCGCCGGTGAATTGTTCGGTCACCCTGGCGAGTTCAACGGTGTCGAAATCGGTCGGCTTGCGCCAATGCTTTTTCACGACGACCTGCCAGATCATTCCGCGTTCGGTCGCCGTCGGGATGTCCACGAAGAACATCTCGTCGAAGCGGCCCTTGCGGACGAATTCCGGCGGAAGTTTTGTCACATCGTTCGCCGTGGCGACCACGAAGACCGGTTTCTCCTTCTCCTGCATCCATGAAAGGAAGCTGCCGAAGACCCGGGCGGTGGTACCGCCATCGGTGCTGCCGCTGCTTTTCGTTCCGGAGAATCCCTTCTCGATCTCGTCGATCCACAGCACGCACGGAGCGATGGCCTCCGCAGTCTGGATGACGGAACGGAGGTTCGCCTCGCTCTGGCCGATGATCCCGCCAAAGACCTTCCCCATGTCGAGCCGGAGCAGCGGGATACCGAACGCGGTGGCGGTCGCCTTCGCCGTCAGGCTCTTGCCGGTACCGGGGATCCCGACGATGAGCAGGCCCTTCGGTGCGGGGAGACCGAATTCCTTCGCCTCGGTGCTGAACGCGAGCTTCCGCATTTCGAGCCATTGCTTGAGGTCGTCCAGTCCGCCGATGGCATCGAGCGAGGGTTTGGTTTCGATGACTTCCACCAAACCGTTGCGCTTGAGCGTGCGGGCTTTTTCGCGGGAGATGACCGCAGGATCAAGCTTGCCGCTTTCGACAACGGACAAGGCGAAGACGTTCTCAGCTTCGATGGTCGTAAGGCCGAGCGCGGCATGGAGGATTTCCTCGCGTTCCGCTTCCTCCGGACTGGCGAGCTTGGCGGATTCGACAATGCCGTTGAGGACGGTTCCAAGTTCGGATGGCCCCGGGAGCTCGAAGTCGATGCGAGTGATCTCATGATCCAGTTCGGCGGGAAGCCGCAGGCGGCAGCCGAGCAGGATCAACGCGTGGCCGTTTGCCTTGGCGAGCTTCCCGTCCGCTGAGCACAAGGGAGGTCAAATTGTGGAACGAACTCGAAAAAAGGGTGAAGGCGGGCGAGTCTTCGGGAATCGACAAGGCCGAGGCCCTGCACCGGATTTACAGTGAGAATGGGGGCCGGCTCTGGAAATCCGGGTTCCACTCCTTCGATCAATACTGCGAGGACCGCTGGGGCTACCAGAAAGCCCATGCTTACCGGGTGGTGAAGTTTGGCGGTTTCATCAAGGATCTGAAGGAAAGCCATCCTGGTCTCCCTCTGCCATCCTCGGAGAGCCAAGTCCGCAAGGTGCTGACCCTGCCTCCCGGGAGGGCGATTGATTGCTGGGTCACCATCGCTACCGCGATCAAGAATGGCACGCGGATGACAGGGGACGCCATCGACAGCTTCGTCCAGAAGCATAGACCCTCCGATAGCCGAGAGCAGACTCCCATGAAGGACACCCTGCTGAAGCTCGTCAGGGGATATGAGAAGAACTGGGAGCGCTTCAAGGGCCACCCGGTGTACGAGCGCATCAAACCTCATTTGGAAGCGATCGAGAACGAGGTGCAGGAGATCCCCTCACTCAAGCACGCGCAGGACTACGCGCTGGAGGAGTCGATCATGAAGAACTTCGTGGACGCGCTGCTGCGTCCGCCCGTCACCGATGAGGAGTGGAACAGGCACATCGCCTGGCTGCTGGAGGGCCGCATCACGCTGGTGCCTTCCTCGTTGGACGACTCCGTCAAGCAATACGCGATCACCGAGCGGGGCCGCGTCCTCCTCGCCACCCTCTGAACCGATTTCCGTGAATGGCCAAGCAACGAACAGGCAAGCCGGGCTGGGGCAAGACCCCGAAGGTCCGCTCCGATGCCAAGCTGAAGAACCTTCCGGAGGAAGCCCAGGAGGAGATGTGGCTGATGATGCATCCGGTGGATCCGGTGGGGAGCCGGAATGGGAGACGGCGGGCGCGATGGTGCAGGAGACGACGCTGAGCCTGAGTACCGGTACTGCCAAGGTGAAGCTGGGGACGCCGCAGCGGGTGAGGACGGACAACCTGATCGAGCGGTTCAGCCGGTCCGCGACGGGGACGATCGTGGAGCTGTGAGCGGGGAGCCTTGCAGGGGGTGTGCAAGGGTCATGCACGGGGATTGCCAGAGGCGGGTGGAAATGGGCGTTTTTCTAAAGTGTCCGGGGAAATTTCTAAAGTGTGGCGGCGGCTTACCACGTCCGGATGTGCCGAATCTTGTCTCATGGTTGGGGAAGACGCCCCCGACGCTTCAACAGGTTCATCTGATTCACTCCATGGGAATGAGCCGAACCGCGTCGGCGATGACCGGCCCGTCTGCTTCATCGTTGCTGATCTCAACGATCACGACCCCGGCACCCTCCAATGAGACAATCGTCACCGGGGTCCAGATCTCTTCCACCGTTCCAGCTCGCTTTTGGTTCACCAGGAAATTCTTCCCGTTGACCCGAATTGACGTCTTTGAAGAACGTGCTCCTTTTGGAACGCCGCTGATCTGAACCTGATATTTTCCCGCACGATCTGATTTCAATCGATAGATTGCCTTCGCCGGTGCCTTGTGATCCGCCGGCAGGAAGAGGTATCCATCATTCACCCCCGCTTTCAGCCGCCCCCGCAGCCATCCGCCCATCATTTCCGCATCGCTGTCATCGGCGATGATACCATTGAATTTCTTCGCCGGCAGACTTAACGCCGATCCTTCCGACTTCAGAATCTGGTCATCCGCAATCAAGCGTTCTTTGAGTTTGGGGTAATCGATCCGTTGCAGTGCTTTTCCTTCCCGAATCGCCTGCATCGCCGCCGTTGCACCGCTTTGGCCTAAAATCATGAAAACGGGCTCCATCCGGATACTGCCGAAAGCAATGTGGCTGGAACTCAAAGCGATCGGCACCACCAGATTCGAGCATTCGCTCTCTTTCGGCACGATTGACCGGTAGCTGACGGAGTAGGGTTTTACACGAACCTGAACGTCACCTTCGTTTCTGGCATGGCCTTCCGCGGTAACGTATCGCTGGGTGTGGTGGGAATCCATGTTATATGCCGCCATCCCGATGGAGTCGCCAACTTCCTTCACATGTTGGCAGTGGTCCTGGGTCATGACCAGGTCGGAGATCATCCTCCGTCCTTCGCGCACGTAAAGCTGCTCTTGCCAGCCTCCACCCTCCGTGAATTCATCCTTTGTCATTCCCCATTTCGAAACCACCGCGCGCACCTCTTCCGGCACGCGGGGATGGTTCGCCAAAGTCCACATCAGCCCCTGTTGATAGAGAAGATGCGCGGCCTTCAGTTCATTCCTCTTTTCGTACGAGCCCTGGGGCCATTCGTAATTCATGCCGATGAAATCGGTCGAGAAACCGCGCCCATTGTTCGTATCCGTCTTTCGGTTGGGCATCGTCGAGTTGATCCAAGGCACACCCTTGTAGCCGGCCTCGTAGTTGCGGAACAACAGCTCGTACCAATCCTCCCGGTAGCCGTCCGGCTTTCTGAACGGGATCCGGTTCTTCTCATGATCCGTCAGACACATCCGGAAACAGAACGCCTGGATCCGGTGGTCGCTTGAAAGTTCCTCACCGGGCCCTTTCGGATCGATCCCATGGAGCAGTCCTCCTGAAGGATCACGCGGCTTCACGTACGGATCCACTCCCTCCACCAACTGGTGGGACCTCGCATGCCCCGCCTGCACTCCATTTAGCGTCTCCCCGTAAATCGCCTTACCTTCTCGCCCTATTGTGAACGAAACCCCGGCCGAGGCCATCAGGTCACCCTCATACGTCGCATCCATGAACATTTTTCCCGAGAATGTCTTTCCGGATTCCATGACGATCGCCTTGATCCGATTTCCTTCTTTTAGCACGCCCTTTGCCACAGCGCCTGGCTTCGCCACCCAATAACCATCGCCTCTATCCGCCGCTTTGCCTTCTTCCGTCCGATCCAAACGTTCACCAAAAACGATCTCAATGTCATGTTCGCTCACCCAATTCTCATAGACGGAAAGTGCGGCACCCGGCTCGAAGACCCAGAGCGCATCATCATTCCGCCGTGCCCGGTTCAGGGAAAGGGCGTAGAACTCCTCCTTCTTCATCCACTTCCACACTTCAGGACGATCGTAGTATGATCGCACATCCTGGTAAAAGCGTCGCGCCAGCCCGCCGATTACTTGCTTATTCCCTACATCCGTCTGCCCGAGCCCTCCTGTCGTCAGTCCGCCGATTCTCATGGAAGGCTCAATGACGATCACGCTGCCTCCCATTTTCTTTACCTGAACCGCCGCCGCGATACCTGCCGAGCTCCCTCCATACACAACGAGGTCGACCGATTCGGCCAAACAAACCGAACCTACGGCCATCACTGCACCAAACACACCAATCGAAAATCTCATAAATCCTACTTTCATGATCAACAACTCTACTTCATCTCTATTTATTCATCTTCTGGAAGTTTCCTACC includes the following:
- a CDS encoding AAA family ATPase, producing MCSADGKLAKANGHALILLGCRLRLPAELDHEITRIDFELPGPSELGTVLNGIVESAKLASPEEAEREEILHAALGLTTIEAENVFALSVVESGKLDPAVISREKARTLKRNGLVEVIETKPSLDAIGGLDDLKQWLEMRKLAFSTEAKEFGLPAPKGLLIVGIPGTGKSLTAKATATAFGIPLLRLDMGKVFGGIIGQSEANLRSVIQTAEAIAPCVLWIDEIEKGFSGTKSSGSTDGGTTARVFGSFLSWMQEKEKPVFVVATANDVTKLPPEFVRKGRFDEMFFVDIPTATERGMIWQVVVKKHWRKPTDFDTVELARVTEQFTGAEIEAVFIEAMFTAFSENRTPKLRDVARAALDTRPIIHQMDTEIARLRDWARGRAREAGGDDPVPKKRSRRRFEEN
- a CDS encoding FAD-dependent oxidoreductase; protein product: MKVGFMRFSIGVFGAVMAVGSVCLAESVDLVVYGGSSAGIAAAVQVKKMGGSVIVIEPSMRIGGLTTGGLGQTDVGNKQVIGGLARRFYQDVRSYYDRPEVWKWMKKEEFYALSLNRARRNDDALWVFEPGAALSVYENWVSEHDIEIVFGERLDRTEEGKAADRGDGYWVAKPGAVAKGVLKEGNRIKAIVMESGKTFSGKMFMDATYEGDLMASAGVSFTIGREGKAIYGETLNGVQAGHARSHQLVEGVDPYVKPRDPSGGLLHGIDPKGPGEELSSDHRIQAFCFRMCLTDHEKNRIPFRKPDGYREDWYELLFRNYEAGYKGVPWINSTMPNRKTDTNNGRGFSTDFIGMNYEWPQGSYEKRNELKAAHLLYQQGLMWTLANHPRVPEEVRAVVSKWGMTKDEFTEGGGWQEQLYVREGRRMISDLVMTQDHCQHVKEVGDSIGMAAYNMDSHHTQRYVTAEGHARNEGDVQVRVKPYSVSYRSIVPKESECSNLVVPIALSSSHIAFGSIRMEPVFMILGQSGATAAMQAIREGKALQRIDYPKLKERLIADDQILKSEGSALSLPAKKFNGIIADDSDAEMMGGWLRGRLKAGVNDGYLFLPADHKAPAKAIYRLKSDRAGKYQVQISGVPKGARSSKTSIRVNGKNFLVNQKRAGTVEEIWTPVTIVSLEGAGVVIVEISNDEADGPVIADAVRLIPME